The proteins below are encoded in one region of Aquisphaera giovannonii:
- the urtA gene encoding urea ABC transporter substrate-binding protein produces the protein MSGAAVELDGKASIIRRETILTRTSIHNGGSTRRDHLKEWGRGLALTATNAVAPIVLTGCIPTVSRLPTVKVGILHSQTGTMSISETSLRDAELLAIEDINATGGVLGRQIDPVVEDGRSRFTTVFPKKARKLLSEDKVAVVFGCWTSASRKAVLPVFEELNGLLFYPVQYEGNESSRNIVYTGSVPNQQILPAVDWLMTEAGGSRKRFYLLGSDYVFPRTANFIIKKYLKSRGFDVAGEGYTPLGQRDFKQAIEQIRKADPDVIVSTVNGDGNVGFYGELAAQGITADKVPVVATSVGEDELRSILPSHVKGHLAAWSYYQSVGTPRNRAFVGRFQREFGYDRVTDDPIEAAHSQVYLWKLAVEKAGSFDVKSVLDALRSGIEFEAPGGKAKIDPRTQHTYKRFRLGRVRDDRQFDVVHESADWIAPEPYPQVAFPGWHCDWTQGGLTKGAVVDINS, from the coding sequence TTGTCCGGAGCCGCCGTTGAGCTCGACGGCAAGGCCTCGATCATCCGGAGGGAGACGATATTGACGCGGACCAGCATTCATAACGGAGGATCGACACGTCGCGATCACCTCAAGGAGTGGGGCCGCGGGCTCGCTCTGACGGCAACGAACGCCGTTGCGCCGATCGTGCTCACGGGGTGTATTCCCACGGTTTCCCGTCTCCCCACGGTGAAGGTGGGCATTCTGCACTCCCAGACCGGCACGATGTCGATCAGCGAGACCTCGTTGCGCGACGCGGAGCTCCTGGCCATCGAGGATATCAATGCGACCGGCGGCGTCCTGGGTCGGCAGATCGACCCTGTCGTCGAGGACGGCCGATCCCGGTTCACGACCGTCTTCCCGAAGAAGGCGCGCAAGCTCCTGAGCGAGGACAAGGTTGCTGTCGTCTTCGGCTGCTGGACTTCCGCGAGCCGCAAGGCGGTGCTGCCGGTGTTCGAAGAGCTGAACGGACTGCTCTTCTACCCGGTCCAGTACGAGGGCAACGAGTCCTCACGTAATATTGTTTACACGGGCTCGGTGCCGAACCAGCAGATCCTGCCCGCGGTCGATTGGCTCATGACCGAAGCGGGCGGCTCCAGGAAACGGTTTTACCTCCTCGGATCCGATTACGTCTTCCCGAGGACGGCCAATTTCATCATCAAGAAGTACCTGAAGAGCCGAGGCTTCGACGTGGCCGGGGAGGGCTATACGCCCCTGGGGCAACGCGATTTCAAGCAGGCCATCGAGCAAATCCGGAAAGCGGATCCGGACGTGATCGTCAGCACGGTCAACGGCGACGGCAATGTCGGATTCTACGGCGAGCTCGCCGCGCAGGGGATCACTGCCGACAAGGTCCCGGTTGTGGCCACGAGCGTCGGCGAGGACGAATTACGCAGCATCCTCCCGTCCCATGTCAAGGGGCATCTCGCCGCCTGGAGCTACTACCAGAGCGTCGGCACCCCGCGGAATCGGGCCTTCGTGGGCAGGTTTCAGCGGGAGTTCGGCTATGACCGCGTGACAGACGACCCGATCGAGGCCGCGCACTCCCAGGTGTACCTGTGGAAGCTTGCGGTGGAGAAAGCCGGGAGCTTCGACGTGAAAAGTGTCCTCGACGCGCTCCGCAGCGGGATTGAGTTCGAGGCGCCAGGCGGCAAGGCCAAGATCGACCCGCGGACGCAGCATACGTACAAGCGGTTCCGCCTGGGCAGGGTGCGGGACGACCGCCAGTTTGACGTCGTCCACGAATCCGCGGACTGGATCGCCCCGGAGCCTTACCCGCAGGTAGCGTTCCCAGGTTGGCATTGCGATTGGACGCAGGGCGGACTCACCAAAGGGGCCGTTGTCGACATCAACTCTTGA
- a CDS encoding lipopolysaccharide assembly protein LapA domain-containing protein: MKYLVGALTLALLLLVIVFSIQNHDTVSVSLLFWSMDTPKVFLILGTYVLGMLSGWGVLQLAKLAIS; the protein is encoded by the coding sequence ATGAAATACCTGGTGGGCGCCTTGACACTTGCCCTGCTGTTGCTGGTCATCGTCTTTTCAATCCAGAATCACGACACCGTGAGCGTGTCGCTTCTGTTCTGGTCCATGGACACCCCGAAGGTCTTCCTCATCCTGGGGACCTACGTTCTTGGGATGTTGTCTGGCTGGGGAGTTCTCCAGCTGGCGAAACTGGCAATCAGTTGA